The following coding sequences are from one Prochlorococcus marinus XMU1412 window:
- the ruvC gene encoding crossover junction endodeoxyribonuclease RuvC, which produces MRIIGIDPGLARVGYGIIEIKNERKILLDCGVIETGKDKKEEERLYEIFQDLNELINHWNPTAAAVEKFFFYRSSTTISVVQARGVIMMVLASKKIHVSEYSPAHIKLTIAGSGKASKKDILDAVMYNLDLNKPPKPDDSADALAIALTKLNEDGFN; this is translated from the coding sequence GTGAGAATAATTGGGATTGACCCTGGATTAGCTAGAGTTGGTTATGGAATAATTGAGATAAAAAATGAAAGAAAGATATTATTAGATTGCGGCGTTATTGAGACAGGTAAAGATAAAAAAGAAGAAGAAAGACTTTATGAGATATTCCAAGATCTTAATGAATTAATAAATCATTGGAACCCAACTGCAGCGGCAGTAGAAAAATTTTTCTTTTACAGGTCAAGCACTACCATTAGTGTGGTGCAGGCTAGAGGCGTGATTATGATGGTATTGGCCTCAAAAAAAATTCACGTTAGTGAGTATTCACCTGCTCACATAAAATTAACAATTGCTGGGTCTGGAAAGGCATCTAAGAAAGATATTCTTGATGCTGTTATGTATAACTTAGACCTTAACAAACCTCCAAAACCTGATGATTCAGCAGATGCATTGGCTATAGCACTTACAAAACTAAATGAAGATGGTTTTAACTGA
- a CDS encoding homoserine dehydrogenase: MRKCKIGIVGFGTVGSGIYKILNSEVDSHPILKEIEVAKIAVKDLNKKRDIELDNNLLTDDPFKLINDPSIDVIVEVMGGIDLAKDIILKSLKLGKSVVTANKAVMARYGEEIYKTASKEGVYILSEAAVCGGIPIIEPLKRSLKSNSVKKMVGIINGTTNFILSKMTNEKADYKETLKLAQSLGYAEFDPTADVEGHDAADKISILSELAFGGKIKREEIHSEGISKINLKDIEYANKLGFEIKLLALSERGQINSNDSLALNIWVGPSLIPKSHPLSTVKGVNNALLIEADPLGEIMLYGPGAGSGPTAASVVSDILNLHAASVKNNNSIDPLLSFDFWRNCHIINSSQINKKNYLRIICLDSPGVIGKIGDIFGKNNVSIESIVQLDASEDKAEIVVITHEVNNGDFERSKDEINSLNEVNIIASQLSCI; the protein is encoded by the coding sequence ATGAGAAAATGCAAAATTGGGATTGTAGGTTTTGGAACTGTAGGTTCAGGGATTTATAAAATATTAAATTCTGAAGTTGATTCACATCCAATTCTAAAAGAAATAGAAGTTGCAAAAATAGCAGTAAAAGATCTCAACAAAAAACGGGATATTGAGCTAGATAATAATTTATTAACTGATGATCCATTTAAATTAATTAATGACCCCTCTATCGATGTAATTGTTGAAGTAATGGGTGGGATTGATTTGGCGAAAGATATTATTCTGAAATCATTAAAATTAGGTAAATCTGTTGTTACAGCAAATAAAGCAGTTATGGCAAGATATGGAGAAGAAATATATAAAACTGCATCCAAAGAAGGAGTTTATATATTGTCAGAGGCGGCAGTTTGCGGGGGGATTCCTATAATCGAACCCTTAAAAAGATCATTAAAAAGTAATAGCGTAAAAAAAATGGTTGGGATAATAAATGGCACAACAAATTTTATTCTTTCAAAGATGACAAATGAAAAAGCTGATTACAAGGAGACCTTAAAGCTGGCACAAAGCCTTGGGTATGCAGAATTTGATCCAACTGCAGATGTTGAGGGCCATGATGCAGCTGATAAGATTTCAATTCTTAGTGAACTTGCATTTGGAGGGAAAATTAAAAGAGAGGAGATTCATTCTGAGGGCATTAGTAAAATTAATCTTAAGGATATCGAATATGCCAATAAATTAGGGTTTGAAATAAAACTTTTAGCGCTCTCCGAAAGGGGACAAATTAATAGTAATGATTCACTCGCTTTAAATATTTGGGTAGGACCTTCTTTGATTCCAAAATCTCATCCATTGTCAACAGTTAAGGGAGTTAATAATGCCTTATTGATTGAGGCTGATCCTCTTGGAGAAATAATGTTATATGGTCCAGGTGCAGGGAGTGGCCCAACTGCAGCATCAGTAGTATCAGATATATTAAATCTGCATGCTGCCTCAGTAAAAAATAATAATTCAATCGATCCATTATTATCTTTTGATTTCTGGAGAAACTGCCATATAATAAATTCTTCACAAATAAATAAAAAAAATTACCTTAGAATTATTTGTCTTGATAGTCCAGGTGTCATAGGAAAGATTGGAGATATTTTTGGAAAGAATAATGTATCAATCGAATCAATTGTTCAACTTGATGCTAGTGAGGACAAAGCTGAAATTGTCGTTATTACTCATGAGGTGAATAATGGAGATTTTGAGAGATCGAAAGATGAAATAAATTCGCTAAATGAAGTCAATATTATTGCAAGTCAATTAAGTTGTATTTAA
- a CDS encoding 5-formyltetrahydrofolate cyclo-ligase: MTIFENKKLERDTFRKLRDGMSLNQRENVEKNVRLYIDSIVNGYKNIGYIAIYWPLKNEVDIRGLKKKFTLALPRCKDEKDLLFYPWDEKPLTKDSEGILSPNNSSPLSHSQISMIFVPCLSVDKNLTRLGYGGGYFDKLRRDNDWRNVPCIGVLTSNCVSTIPLTRAEWDIPLSGFITEKEIFV, encoded by the coding sequence ATGACGATCTTTGAAAATAAGAAATTGGAGAGGGATACGTTTAGAAAACTAAGAGATGGGATGTCTCTTAATCAAAGAGAAAATGTAGAAAAGAATGTAAGATTATATATTGATTCAATTGTTAATGGATATAAAAATATTGGTTACATAGCCATATATTGGCCTCTAAAAAATGAAGTTGATATAAGAGGTCTCAAGAAAAAATTTACTTTAGCTTTGCCTAGATGTAAAGATGAAAAAGATTTGTTATTTTATCCATGGGACGAAAAACCTCTTACCAAAGATTCTGAGGGAATACTAAGTCCCAATAATTCTTCCCCTTTAAGTCATTCGCAGATAAGCATGATATTTGTACCATGTCTTTCCGTTGATAAAAATTTAACAAGATTAGGTTATGGAGGTGGTTATTTTGATAAATTAAGGAGAGATAATGATTGGAGAAATGTTCCATGCATTGGAGTATTAACTTCTAATTGTGTAAGTACGATTCCATTGACCAGAGCTGAATGGGATATTCCTTTATCGGGCTTTATCACAGAAAAAGAAATATTTGTATAA
- the petG gene encoding cytochrome b6-f complex subunit V, whose protein sequence is MIEPLLCGIVLGLVPITLLGLFVSAWNQYRRGSGMLDID, encoded by the coding sequence ATGATCGAGCCTCTTCTATGTGGAATTGTTTTAGGTTTAGTTCCAATAACTCTTCTTGGATTATTCGTTAGTGCATGGAATCAATACAGAAGAGGCTCAGGGATGCTGGACATTGATTAA
- a CDS encoding alpha/beta fold hydrolase, which translates to MKYIFIIFFSFCGLFLNNGLKAAEKINIKFEEMEIPLTIEQLSKLEKYKDNSTELIDWLKKNGFIRVFELSKFLEFPVFKEEGLNREILRSWIGRKILTELSKSIKVPNDNNGTEIYNTIENLLDQKKEVSTLDIIKALPSEEISLDIDNLILIISSWKNELSMQQELLSKLNQLERTKQNAFKNTEKKSTKDLIKIEKKIYAPHRVKPFEIEIWKSNKTNFDKELIIFMPGLGGEINNFKWIGNELARRGWPILFIDHRGSNLESFIEVLDGKETIPGSADFYLYRIKDLDAVLKAHENGEFGLPNNSYILMGHSLGALIALLYEGKKPTDQLEEKCDSALKDFAVTNLSKLLQCQLSEIPFPKKNNSNKASAIIGFNSFGSLVWPKENSTGIKAPTLLIGGTYDLITPLINEQFRVFYALNNPSNRFLIIEGASHFSPIRINKSYEENNDLFKISESFIGSEPILVQDLSTKFIVEFLKNIKDQKIPNVVKNQRDFGLDFHLLDLETIKEISEN; encoded by the coding sequence GTGAAATACATTTTTATAATTTTTTTTAGTTTTTGTGGTTTATTTTTAAATAATGGTTTAAAGGCTGCTGAAAAGATAAATATTAAGTTCGAAGAGATGGAAATCCCTCTTACTATAGAACAATTATCAAAATTAGAAAAATACAAAGATAATTCAACAGAATTAATAGATTGGTTAAAAAAAAATGGTTTTATAAGAGTTTTTGAATTATCAAAATTTTTAGAATTTCCAGTTTTCAAAGAAGAGGGATTAAATAGAGAAATATTAAGAAGTTGGATAGGGCGTAAAATTCTTACAGAATTAAGCAAAAGCATTAAAGTTCCAAATGACAATAATGGAACAGAAATATATAACACTATAGAAAATTTATTAGATCAAAAAAAAGAAGTTTCAACTTTAGACATCATAAAGGCATTACCATCAGAAGAAATTTCACTGGATATTGATAATCTAATTTTAATAATTTCATCTTGGAAAAATGAATTATCAATGCAACAAGAACTTTTGTCCAAATTAAATCAACTTGAAAGAACTAAACAAAATGCCTTTAAAAATACTGAAAAAAAATCAACTAAAGATCTAATAAAAATTGAAAAAAAAATTTATGCTCCTCACCGAGTGAAACCTTTTGAAATTGAAATATGGAAAAGCAATAAAACAAATTTTGATAAAGAATTGATAATATTTATGCCAGGACTTGGAGGCGAAATTAATAATTTCAAATGGATTGGTAACGAATTGGCCAGAAGAGGCTGGCCAATATTATTCATAGATCATAGAGGGAGTAATTTAGAATCATTCATAGAAGTACTCGATGGTAAGGAAACAATACCAGGAAGTGCAGACTTTTACTTATATAGAATTAAAGATTTAGATGCTGTATTGAAAGCTCATGAAAATGGAGAATTTGGTTTACCTAATAATTCTTATATTTTAATGGGGCATTCACTTGGTGCTTTAATAGCACTTTTATATGAAGGCAAGAAACCTACTGATCAACTAGAGGAAAAATGTGATTCGGCATTAAAAGACTTTGCGGTAACAAATTTATCAAAATTACTTCAATGTCAGTTGAGTGAAATACCATTCCCTAAGAAAAACAACTCTAATAAGGCCAGTGCGATTATAGGTTTTAATTCATTTGGAAGTTTAGTATGGCCAAAAGAAAATAGTACAGGCATTAAAGCACCAACTCTTCTAATAGGTGGTACTTATGACCTTATTACACCGTTAATCAATGAACAATTTAGAGTTTTTTATGCTTTAAATAATCCATCAAATAGATTTCTAATTATTGAAGGAGCAAGTCATTTCTCTCCAATAAGAATTAATAAAAGCTATGAAGAAAATAATGATCTCTTCAAAATAAGTGAATCTTTTATTGGTTCAGAGCCAATATTAGTACAAGATTTATCTACTAAATTTATAGTTGAATTTTTAAAAAATATTAAAGACCAAAAGATCCCTAATGTAGTTAAAAACCAAAGAGATTTTGGACTTGATTTCCATCTTTTAGATCTTGAAACGATAAAAGAAATTTCTGAAAATTAG
- the rsmD gene encoding 16S rRNA (guanine(966)-N(2))-methyltransferase RsmD, translating into MKTNLRLIGGKKLQSPNNSYTRPTTLRVREAIFNILNRRVENSNWLDLFSGTGAISCEAYNHGASKIIAIEKNKINSKICIENLLSLENVENRRNDIEVICKDVLKWTKPNYERNLSSRNMDFNKLKFDFVYLDPPYDVDFHELVLNQIFKCNLLKKNSTVICEHSPNLFIKKSTLWETIDVRNYGQSRLTFLINVQHP; encoded by the coding sequence ATGAAGACTAACTTAAGATTAATAGGTGGTAAAAAACTCCAAAGTCCAAATAATTCTTATACCAGACCTACAACTTTGAGAGTGAGAGAGGCCATATTCAATATATTGAACAGAAGGGTTGAAAATAGTAACTGGTTAGATTTATTTAGTGGAACAGGGGCCATTTCTTGTGAAGCCTATAATCATGGGGCAAGCAAAATAATTGCAATTGAAAAAAACAAAATCAACTCAAAAATTTGCATAGAAAATTTACTCTCGTTGGAGAATGTAGAGAATAGGAGAAATGATATAGAAGTTATATGTAAAGACGTTTTGAAATGGACAAAACCTAATTATGAGAGAAACTTATCATCTAGGAATATGGACTTTAACAAATTAAAATTTGATTTTGTTTATCTAGATCCTCCATACGATGTGGATTTCCATGAATTAGTTTTAAATCAAATATTTAAATGTAATCTTTTAAAAAAAAATTCAACAGTTATTTGTGAACATTCTCCAAATCTATTTATTAAAAAAAGTACTTTGTGGGAAACTATAGATGTAAGGAATTATGGACAGTCAAGATTAACATTTTTAATCAATGTCCAGCATCCCTGA
- a CDS encoding RNA methyltransferase produces the protein MILRKNFSNLKVILVEPNGPLNVGSVARLCSNFEVDELRIVSPKCDIFSLEAKKMALKGQKFLKHCMVFDDLQKAIFDCDLVLASCGRIDVNKDSFFVSSEDIFDWTLSFKKINNLAIIFGREDRGLTNSELLLANKTFNIPTSENNPSLNLSHAVSIVLYELNKSSKKNLKNELKVFNLASSKEIHDTFVEIEEMLLRVGYLLKHTSKAKISKFKNFILRANTSMHEINVLRGIVHQINWFLNNSKKNK, from the coding sequence ATGATTTTGAGAAAAAATTTTTCTAATTTAAAGGTAATTTTAGTTGAACCAAATGGCCCTTTAAATGTAGGAAGCGTTGCTAGATTATGCAGTAATTTTGAAGTTGATGAATTAAGAATTGTTTCTCCTAAATGCGACATATTTTCTTTAGAAGCAAAAAAAATGGCTCTTAAAGGTCAAAAATTTCTTAAACATTGTATGGTTTTTGATGATCTTCAAAAAGCAATTTTTGATTGTGATTTGGTTCTAGCATCTTGTGGAAGGATTGATGTAAATAAAGATTCATTTTTTGTATCTTCTGAAGATATATTTGATTGGACTTTATCTTTTAAGAAGATTAATAATTTAGCAATTATATTCGGAAGAGAAGATAGAGGTTTAACTAACAGTGAATTGCTTTTAGCAAATAAAACTTTTAATATTCCAACTTCTGAGAATAATCCTTCATTAAATCTTTCTCACGCTGTTTCAATAGTTTTGTATGAATTAAATAAGTCTTCTAAGAAGAATTTAAAAAATGAATTAAAAGTTTTTAACTTAGCATCATCGAAAGAAATACATGATACATTTGTGGAGATAGAAGAAATGCTTTTGCGAGTTGGATATCTTTTAAAACATACCTCCAAGGCAAAAATCAGTAAATTTAAGAATTTTATTTTGAGGGCAAATACATCAATGCACGAAATAAATGTTTTAAGAGGAATTGTCCATCAAATAAACTGGTTTTTGAACAATTCAAAAAAAAATAAGTAA
- a CDS encoding SufE family protein has product MENQEKYNNLSKLVEKLKKSEDPKRKYEYILWLGKKLKEPHSEILVEENKVKGCVSEVFVKATIKAGKLFWEGYSDALITKGLLAFLISGLNELTPNEVVEIDKKFIEDTGLKASLTPSRSNGFLNILLKMQSQANEFL; this is encoded by the coding sequence ATGGAAAATCAGGAAAAATACAATAATTTATCAAAATTAGTAGAAAAGCTGAAGAAATCAGAAGATCCAAAAAGAAAATATGAATACATTTTGTGGTTAGGCAAAAAATTGAAAGAACCACATAGTGAAATCCTTGTTGAAGAAAATAAAGTTAAGGGATGTGTTTCAGAAGTTTTTGTTAAAGCAACTATTAAAGCTGGTAAATTATTTTGGGAAGGATACTCTGATGCTCTTATAACAAAGGGTTTGTTGGCCTTTCTAATAAGTGGATTGAATGAGTTAACACCAAATGAAGTTGTTGAAATAGATAAGAAATTTATAGAAGATACTGGTTTGAAAGCAAGCTTAACTCCTTCACGATCAAATGGTTTTTTAAACATTTTATTGAAAATGCAGTCTCAAGCAAATGAATTTTTGTAG
- the bchI gene encoding magnesium chelatase ATPase subunit I has product MPTTKKRRVFPFTAVIGQEEMKLALLLNVIDPRIGGVMIMGDRGTGKSTTIRALADLLPAIDVVKDDPYNSSLVDPDLQSKEVLEKITQGENLEGIQKQVPMVDLPLGATEDRLCGTIDIEKALSEGVKAFEPGLLAKANRGLLYVDEVNLLDDHLVDVLLDSAASGWNTVEREGVSVRHPARFVLIGSGNPEEGELRPQLLDRFGMSVEVKTVRDAELRVQVVDQRTSFDDNPDEFSLSVEKQQDELQQKVIKAQEILNSVKMDDDLRLNISAICGELDVDGLRGDIVTNRSARAIAAFEGRTEVQEDDIARVISCSLRHRLRKDPLEQVDSGERVIQAFCKVFDLDEKENLSKFQLSAEA; this is encoded by the coding sequence GTGCCTACAACAAAGAAAAGAAGAGTTTTTCCTTTTACCGCAGTAATTGGTCAAGAAGAAATGAAATTGGCTCTCTTGTTAAATGTTATTGATCCAAGAATTGGTGGAGTAATGATAATGGGTGATAGAGGGACTGGAAAGTCTACTACAATCAGAGCCTTAGCTGATTTGTTGCCTGCAATCGATGTTGTTAAAGACGATCCATATAATAGTTCACTAGTCGATCCTGATTTACAAAGTAAAGAAGTTTTGGAAAAAATTACTCAAGGAGAAAATCTAGAGGGTATTCAAAAACAAGTACCTATGGTTGACTTGCCTTTAGGGGCTACTGAAGACAGGCTTTGTGGAACCATTGATATAGAGAAGGCTTTGAGCGAAGGTGTTAAGGCATTCGAACCCGGTCTATTAGCAAAAGCCAATAGGGGTTTACTATACGTTGATGAAGTGAATTTACTTGATGATCATTTAGTTGATGTACTTTTAGATTCGGCCGCCTCCGGATGGAATACAGTTGAAAGGGAGGGGGTCTCAGTCCGACATCCTGCGAGGTTTGTCCTTATTGGTTCAGGAAATCCAGAAGAAGGTGAATTAAGGCCTCAATTATTGGACAGATTTGGAATGAGTGTTGAAGTTAAGACTGTTAGAGATGCCGAATTAAGAGTTCAAGTAGTTGATCAAAGAACTTCTTTCGACGATAATCCTGATGAGTTTTCATTGAGTGTTGAGAAACAACAAGATGAACTTCAACAAAAAGTAATTAAAGCACAAGAAATATTAAATTCTGTTAAAATGGACGATGACCTAAGATTGAATATTTCTGCAATTTGCGGAGAACTAGATGTGGATGGTTTACGTGGAGATATTGTTACAAATAGGTCTGCAAGAGCAATTGCAGCATTTGAGGGCAGAACTGAAGTGCAAGAAGATGACATAGCAAGGGTTATTTCTTGTTCTTTAAGACATAGACTTAGAAAAGATCCCTTAGAACAAGTTGATTCAGGTGAAAGAGTTATTCAAGCTTTTTGTAAAGTATTTGATTTAGATGAAAAAGAAAATCTTTCAAAATTTCAATTGTCTGCTGAAGCTTAA
- a CDS encoding ABC transporter substrate-binding protein, giving the protein MKKKIVLSIFIILISFLQNSCGSKRISKKIIVASSGKIESLDPARANTLKAIQLISSLGDTLYELNSNGELIPELASGMPVISKDRLQITINLRKNVFFHDGTPFNSNAMKFTFDRFKRIGTMNYILGNKIKSIETPSEYSVIINLNKPSSSLNGLLTSVNLTPISPTFYKQYSDKFLNEKFVGTGKYVLTSFSNEVQSIDPYLNYWGEKPLNNGLNFVGYSNSSSLFGALKSKQIDVLLSNSIDDSQRKSLNDLSKNKQFNEGNSPFTELSFISLKTSSYPLSNLNLRLALAKSLNRKLISEKVSYGLRKPSRSIIPPILKKDNQELWPKYDYLEARKLLQKENYCNGNILKIPLTYRSNVPADKLIALTWQEEIKNYLKDCIDIELNGVESTTVYKNLSLGIYTAVLLDWTGAYSDPEAYLTPLLSCNEIVDGICKKGESVYSGSFWGSNKVESLFLESEKISGIKRLEKLVEIEKIAASSIPYIPIWISSQKAWSQNKISKPIFNGAGIISLSDLELINE; this is encoded by the coding sequence ATGAAAAAAAAAATTGTTTTATCAATATTTATAATTTTAATTTCTTTTTTACAGAATTCTTGCGGCTCAAAAAGAATATCTAAAAAAATCATAGTAGCAAGTTCTGGAAAAATTGAATCTTTAGATCCAGCTAGAGCAAATACTCTTAAAGCAATTCAATTAATCAGTTCTCTTGGAGACACATTATATGAATTAAATTCTAACGGAGAATTAATACCTGAATTGGCCTCGGGGATGCCAGTTATTTCAAAGGATAGACTTCAAATAACAATCAATTTAAGAAAGAATGTTTTTTTTCACGATGGAACTCCATTTAACTCAAATGCTATGAAGTTTACCTTTGATAGATTCAAAAGAATTGGAACGATGAACTATATTTTAGGAAATAAGATTAAATCAATAGAAACGCCAAGTGAATATTCAGTCATAATAAATTTGAATAAACCATCAAGTTCTTTAAATGGTTTACTCACATCAGTAAATTTAACTCCAATATCTCCTACATTTTACAAACAATATTCTGATAAGTTTCTAAATGAAAAATTTGTTGGTACCGGCAAGTATGTGCTGACCAGTTTTTCTAATGAAGTTCAATCAATTGATCCATATTTGAATTATTGGGGTGAAAAGCCTTTAAATAACGGTCTTAATTTTGTGGGATATTCAAATTCGTCCTCTCTTTTTGGGGCTTTAAAAAGTAAACAAATTGACGTGCTTTTATCAAATTCAATTGATGATAGTCAGAGAAAAAGTTTAAATGATTTAAGCAAAAATAAACAGTTTAATGAAGGTAATAGCCCTTTCACTGAATTAAGTTTTATAAGCCTCAAAACTAGTTCTTATCCCTTAAGTAATCTTAATTTAAGACTGGCTTTGGCAAAAAGTCTTAATAGAAAATTGATTAGTGAGAAAGTAAGTTATGGATTAAGGAAGCCATCTAGATCAATTATTCCTCCGATATTAAAAAAAGATAATCAAGAACTGTGGCCTAAATATGATTATTTAGAAGCGAGAAAGTTATTGCAAAAAGAAAATTATTGCAATGGAAATATTCTTAAAATACCCCTTACTTATAGATCGAATGTACCAGCTGACAAGCTTATTGCTCTAACATGGCAAGAAGAAATTAAAAATTATTTGAAAGATTGTATTGATATTGAACTCAATGGGGTTGAATCTACAACAGTTTATAAGAATCTAAGTTTAGGAATTTATACGGCAGTTCTTCTCGATTGGACTGGGGCTTATTCAGATCCAGAGGCTTATCTTACCCCTCTTTTAAGTTGTAATGAAATAGTTGATGGCATATGTAAAAAAGGAGAATCAGTTTACAGCGGTAGTTTTTGGGGATCTAATAAAGTGGAAAGTTTATTTCTTGAGAGTGAAAAAATAAGTGGAATTAAAAGATTAGAAAAACTTGTTGAAATTGAAAAAATAGCAGCAAGTTCAATACCTTATATTCCTATTTGGATCTCCTCTCAAAAAGCATGGTCACAAAATAAAATATCAAAACCTATTTTTAATGGCGCAGGAATAATTTCATTGAGTGATCTTGAGTTAATTAATGAGTAG
- a CDS encoding ABC transporter permease — protein MSRNFNKLLNYSLLKISLIPIMLWIISSLVFILLRVAPGDPVDAILGSGADEVSREFLRNKLGLNQPLINQYFSYIKNILNLDFGQSLSTQEPVFNIIIKSLPASLELGFFSILSAILIGFPLGLIGLRNRGKKTDYIARILGIATYAIPPFWGAMLAQLLFSVFFNISPIGGRFPIFQQQPQITGFLVLDSIISNNIIALKDSLYHLALPSITLGFLLSGIFSRSLRVNFDKTLKSDYVNAAICRGISRKKIFLNHALPNALLPIVTISGLTMASLAGGALLFEVTFSWPGIALRLHEAISQRDYTLVQGIVIFTSMLIVSLNLFVDILIAYLDPRIEY, from the coding sequence ATGAGTAGAAATTTCAATAAACTCCTAAATTATTCCTTATTAAAAATTTCATTAATACCGATAATGTTATGGATAATTTCTTCATTAGTTTTTATTTTATTAAGAGTTGCTCCCGGCGATCCTGTCGATGCCATACTTGGATCTGGTGCAGATGAGGTTTCTAGGGAATTTCTAAGAAATAAATTGGGGCTAAATCAACCTTTAATAAATCAATATTTTTCATATATTAAAAATATATTGAACTTAGATTTTGGCCAATCTCTTAGTACCCAAGAGCCGGTCTTTAATATTATTATAAAGTCATTGCCTGCAAGTCTTGAGCTTGGATTCTTTTCAATATTAAGTGCCATACTAATAGGATTCCCATTGGGATTAATTGGCTTAAGAAATAGAGGGAAAAAGACTGATTATATTGCGAGAATATTAGGAATTGCTACATATGCGATCCCTCCTTTTTGGGGTGCAATGTTAGCGCAATTATTATTTTCTGTATTTTTTAACATTTCCCCAATTGGAGGGAGATTTCCGATATTTCAGCAACAACCCCAAATTACAGGTTTTCTAGTTTTAGATAGTATTATTTCAAATAATATTATTGCCTTGAAAGATAGTCTTTATCATCTCGCACTCCCTTCTATTACCCTTGGCTTTTTATTAAGTGGTATATTCAGCCGCTCATTAAGAGTAAATTTTGATAAGACATTAAAAAGTGATTATGTAAATGCTGCTATATGTAGAGGAATATCGAGGAAAAAAATATTTTTAAACCATGCATTGCCTAATGCTCTACTGCCAATTGTCACTATTTCTGGCTTAACTATGGCCTCTTTAGCAGGAGGTGCACTGTTGTTCGAGGTGACTTTTTCATGGCCAGGTATAGCTTTAAGATTACATGAAGCTATTTCTCAAAGAGACTATACCTTGGTTCAAGGAATTGTAATTTTTACCTCTATGCTTATAGTCTCTCTAAATCTCTTCGTGGATATTTTAATCGCATATTTAGATCCACGAATAGAGTACTAA
- the hisH gene encoding imidazole glycerol phosphate synthase subunit HisH, translating into MHKIGLIDYGMGNIHSVTKSLESLGEEIILIKNFNDSKLCKAIILPGVGSFDPAMNNLINTDLITDLKNWIKSGKSFFGICLGLQLLFESSDEGKVQGLGILKGKIQKIPTIVNQRIPHMGWCQLLPTKPNTLLELEELNNWVYFVHSYHAIPDDLNIIAAQVDYGSEKLTAMIENDNLLACQFHPEKSGKTGEKLLRRWLSNIQ; encoded by the coding sequence TTGCATAAAATTGGACTAATAGACTATGGAATGGGTAATATTCATTCTGTAACAAAATCTCTAGAAAGTCTTGGAGAAGAAATTATATTGATTAAAAACTTTAATGATTCGAAGCTTTGTAAGGCGATAATACTTCCTGGGGTTGGATCATTTGATCCAGCAATGAATAATCTCATAAACACTGATTTGATTACTGATTTGAAAAATTGGATTAAAAGTGGGAAGTCCTTTTTTGGGATATGTTTAGGTCTCCAACTCCTTTTTGAATCTAGTGATGAAGGAAAAGTTCAAGGGCTAGGGATTTTAAAAGGAAAAATACAAAAAATACCCACAATTGTTAACCAAAGAATCCCACACATGGGTTGGTGCCAACTTTTACCTACTAAACCAAATACATTATTAGAGTTAGAAGAATTAAATAATTGGGTCTATTTTGTACATTCCTATCATGCAATCCCAGATGACTTAAATATTATTGCAGCTCAGGTTGATTATGGCTCTGAAAAATTAACTGCAATGATTGAGAATGATAATTTATTGGCCTGTCAATTTCATCCAGAAAAATCTGGAAAAACCGGCGAAAAACTTTTGAGAAGATGGTTGAGTAATATTCAATAA
- a CDS encoding cytochrome c — translation MSTSSSTAAERDFKREFLKIVFVVFGVLFICFSIFLINHHENNKYIIETLELNGSAEEGDALFKINCVGCHGITARGLVGPDLHSITQRLNDKEIIKQVTGGLTPPMPSFEIDPVNMSNLLKYLHSLE, via the coding sequence GTGTCAACATCTTCATCAACTGCAGCAGAAAGAGACTTTAAGAGAGAATTCTTAAAAATTGTTTTTGTTGTATTTGGAGTTTTATTTATTTGTTTTTCAATATTTCTCATAAATCATCATGAAAATAACAAATATATTATTGAGACTCTTGAACTTAATGGCTCTGCCGAGGAAGGAGATGCTCTTTTTAAGATAAATTGTGTTGGATGTCATGGAATTACAGCAAGAGGATTAGTGGGGCCAGACTTACACTCAATAACTCAACGTCTTAATGATAAAGAGATAATAAAACAAGTTACTGGAGGATTGACTCCTCCTATGCCAAGTTTTGAAATTGATCCTGTAAATATGTCCAATTTATTAAAATATCTTCATAGCCTTGAATGA